GCTGCGGGCGCTCAAGCCCCGCACGCCCGCGGACTTGCTGGAAGCGTTGGTCGATGCCTTTGCCACGGTCACCAGGCACGACATGCGGGGCTGGTTCCGTCACTGCGGGTATCAGGTCGCACTCACTTGAAAATTGCTATAATGCTGGCTACCGAATGAAGCATCCCTGCTCCCACTGAACTGCCGGTGCTTGCGAGCGAGAGAGAGGTCCTTGATGAAACCCAATGCGCGCCAGGTTCTCGTCGTCGCCGCACACCCCGATGATGAGGTTCTCGGGGCTGGCGGGACGATTGCCAAACATACTGCTCGGGGCGATGCGGTGTCTGTGATCATCTTAAC
The DNA window shown above is from Deltaproteobacteria bacterium and carries:
- a CDS encoding IS630 family transposase is translated as LRALKPRTPADLLEALVDAFATVTRHDMRGWFRHCGYQVALT